In the Silene latifolia isolate original U9 population chromosome 1, ASM4854445v1, whole genome shotgun sequence genome, gtgcggtgattgacataggcccacatacatccgtatgtatgagtcctaataggtcagcagcgcgcattccaacacctttgaaggaaattcgagtcatcttaccgatgagacatgattcacacgtgccaaatgattgaaaatcaaaggccgagatagctccattctttatgagctgttttacgcgtttctcattaatgtgtcccatacggcagtgccatagatacatttgatctttgtcaccaacctttaactttttattcattacgtgtaatatttcggtggtctgatctaaaacataaattccgttcatggagactgccttgccataaatcatatcgtgtaatgagaaaatgcaagaattattctctattacaaatgaaaaaccaagtttgtcaagtgcagaaactgaaataatgttttttggatagactgggtacataatagcagttatataaaaataactcaaatccgctaggaagctggatcacgtatgttccccttgagactgcagccactcgtgctccattcccaacacgtaggtccacctcaccctttacgaggggttcgatgtttcggagcccctgcacatgattacacagatgagaaacacaaccagtatcaagtacccaagttccgtaacttgcgtggttaatctcaatcataggaataaaagtagaagaggatgaagacataccaacaggtttaacacgacctgcctttaagtcctcatgataaacaggacatgtacgcctccaatgcctagtcttgtggcaatgatggcattccatgttttcattcttgctctttgtcgcgcctgatgaggtgctcgactcaccaggcccactcttacctgaacccgacttcttgaacttcggtttacctactgttaggtttgcctgagctttgcccttacccttgcccttgtttgtcacaacgagaacatcttgtttcatgctcccactgaacttcatgtccttctcggtctgtacgagaagggagtgcagttcatggggacttttcttcaaatcattcaaatagtaattcgctctaaagagcgcaaaaccatcgtggagtgaatgaagcatgcggtcaataacaatgttctcgctgattttacaatcaagcgcctccagtctctcgacattctcaatcatgctgagaatgtgtgggctaaccggttggcccttctggagtctcgcatcaaagaagcgagtggtatgctcataggtcacgattctcggtgctttcaagaattccttagtgagcgtggtgaaaatcttgtttgcaccttgggctatgaagcgtttctgcaaattggattccattgcaaaaatgagtacgtttttaatcgcacccgcttccatgacgaagtcgctatacgtggagacctcgttaactcgagccgtggggcctggggctggcgggaggggctcggccaggatacttgagcttcccgtcgcggtggcggcattccgtaatgccgcctcccattccgcgaagtttgatccatcattcttcgatctagtggaccgattcatccgattcatgaagatccgaagccaggactcacggtccaatgtggcacttggcattgggtcatcgaggatgccagccattatgttattagcagttttaaaaacgtgatctacgctgaaaaagaaataaaaacaaaaacgaaataagcaactcatcgaggtgatttaagtctatttaaaattcattttaatcgtgtagactcattgcacttgcataattgatctccctcaagaataatgcaagtgatcccaagactcaatttccgtaaattgataagccaactgtttagctaattcttccgtaagaactcttggtcgatagatttccgtaaatcctatctatagtccaccatgatcacaggatcgtacgagtgaccatagcgttgagataaaataggtcaatcggttccaacttacccgacgtagaaggggtcatattatacctaccgacgaagaagggactcattggagtttgacctataaagaccattctcaattttggtttatacgaggaagatcccatcaactaagtttcaattcattttaagtgaacaaataactagcaactgcgtgaatgaattaatttagatgatggcttaaattataggattataacgcaaatttaatacgtgatttatagtcataaacgaaaaacaatgaaaaatgataaagcacaagaattaaccttcggtcctagtgcaattcggcaatgagagatcaaagtagacctcctcctaattgttgcacccaagatcgtctgagaaatgcccttgtgctagaatgtatcctCTAATtaccttgcaatattgagaggattgttatgtgagttttgtttagatgtgagatctaaagttttgagagaaatgtttctcaaaaccctaattttcttttgcaaatgacaattaggttacaagtgaggagagggCTCCCTTTTTGTTCACTtgattcggccaaaaccgagtgagaggagaagcttgggctttttcatttcctcttcattttaactcgtggtccgattcccaattactaaatgtatatgacgcggtttcattataaatcgtcatcggttatcggttattaaagcatcaactaataacacggattagttgaattattaatacatgtccgacaaagacaatatcgtataattaatttatccaatatacattaattaatcaaatataaatcgcttatattcaatttacgaattaaccgcttaattcgtcttagccatttttatttaatccgtattaaataaaatatctcaacatcacattttaactaattattagtcaaataactcggactaactggttagtcaatttggcatcaatatgactgtattttcataccgtcacatctctcaaacgtatcctataggtgtgacttttagggaccagttgatcaccgccatctgtatgacaataacgtcaaacttatctagcaagccaaccgttattgataaacgtggaccaactgattgtaatacaaaagtataccctttgatccttttagagatttacaagtccttgcactaactgtaaaggacaccagccccaacacttcgagaccaatttataaatcacattacACAAACTAATCGGCCTAAAATCAACCAGCTTATCAGGCGCCTTCTTCGTCGGTATTAGAACAATATTAGTGTCATTCAGGCTAGGCGGAAAAGGGGCATCATTAAGAATATTCAACACTAACCTGATTACCGCAGGTCCAACAATATGCGAGTAGGTCTGATAGAAGAGGCCATTCATACCATCTGGTCCCGGCGCCTTTAACGGATGCATCTGACTCAACGCCAGAGCCACCTCCTCGCCCGAGTAAACTTCTGCCAAGCCCGCATTCATCTCTCCCGTGACCCGACCTTCCACCACCGCTAATAAGTCATTAAAACCCGCCGGAGACCCTGAACCGAAAAGCTCCCCAAAGTAAGCTACAGCGCATCTCGAAATAGATAATTTTGGGTCCTGcgaaacgtcgtcgacgttttgTAACGAATCGTcgacatttttttaaaaaaagaccaTCACTACCCTTCCCCACTCTCTCTCCTCTATTCTCTCCCAATTCTCCAAAACAAcaaacatttaaaaaaaaataaagtttttgTTAATGTTATTCGGATTCAATGTCAAATAACGAGACACCTAAATCAAAGGCTAGCGACGAATCATCGGTATAAATTTATTTTTTCTCGTTTGAATCGAATTAATTTGAATTGAATTTATATTCAAATTACCTTATGAATGTGGACTAGTATGAATTATCTTATGATTAACCGAATTAGAATCAATAGAATTGAGTTTCAACATTTGGGCCATATGGGGACGTTGAAACCCAACGTCTGGGCCATATGTGGAAGCTGAAACCCAATGTCTGGGCCATATGGGGACACTGAAACCCAACGTCTGGGCCATATATGGATGAGCAAAACCCAACGTCTGGGCCATATATGGACGAGCAAAAGAGGCGTCCATCTCCAATATGGACGTTCAGTTTCAACGTCTACCGTCTACCCTAGTTGGACGGACACCTTCAACGTCCCCCTCCACCACCAACAAGCAATCTGCTCGTCTCCCTCCACACCCAACGTTGGGTTACAACGTCCCTAGCCATCATGGACGTTGAAACTCAACGTCTATCCCTTGAATCAAACAAGTGGAGATTGTTTCAGTTGTGGTTTCCGCCCCGGTATCGGTTCGAACCGGGCAGATTGTTTGCCCAAAATTCATGCGTGTTGGGTTCTTGGATGGTAATATTGCCATGTCACTTAGATGGCAACAAACAAGGTAATTTTGATAGTGCTAATCATGTTTAAGATAACTTgtggttttgggtttgattttgaGTGTGAGATTGTGTTTCTCATTCATTTTGGTCGATGGTGATTGTTTTTGTTATGTATGGCAGCCAACAAAGTGAGATAAACGAATAAACGACGTGAAAGCCGGGGTTGAGCTTCTAGACTTGATTTTTATCGAAAAGGTATAATCTTTCAAGCTTCTAGACTTGATTTTTATCGGAATTTGAGAAGAGAAATGGAAAAAAGTGGCTGCGGTGGGTGCGTGGTGGTGCAGTCGGGGGTAAGGAGGAGTTAGAGAGGGTAAGATTGAAAGAGGGAGTAATGAGAGGGTAAGGGTATGTtggtcttttttttaaaaaacgtcGACGATTCGTTATAAAATGTCGACGACTTTTCGCAATCGGGATAATTTTGGATAAAGTTAAAGTGTATTACCTTTTGGGGACGGAACTTGTTTAATCAGGATATGACCCATTATTTGGAGTATTTTGAATTTAAGAGTCTTATgattatcacaaattctcattatagacggatactatccgtctatacgtatagacggataccattttccctcacaaaatatccatttgtcataaagtgggaagcacatggagggtgccccaccttgtcccccctacctattttattagaggtctttatccGTCTGTTTGCCCCACCCGTCtttaccaagacctattgtatgATTATATACTTGCAAtgtagggctgagcaaaaccgggtacccgatacggttttcaaaaccgtatcggataccCGGTTTCGAAAACCCCATTTTTTTGGTTCCGGATACGATACGGTTTAACCGGGTATACGGTTTTCGGGTACCCGGTTAAACCGTATACACGAAATGCGGGTATACGGATACGGTTATCTGAATTTTCTATTAAAAGCAATGGAAACACAAATGCACGATACTCAATTATTCACTACTCAGGCCACCCTGTAGCATTGCAATGTCTTTTTAAGGCCAAATAAAGGCCTATAAGTTACAAGTTCAAAGTTCAAAAAACATAAAACACAATTCGAGAATACACCCAATAGTAAATATTACAAGTCTTACAAAAGATCGTCTACCAAATACGCAATACAGTCAAATTGTCTAATACTCGAAACAAAACAAAGCAAGCTAGGCTAAGTAGTAAGGCACTAAGGCTTCAATTCTTCAAGATTCTGTTTCCTCATCAACCATAATGACAGGATGTTGTATGATCAAGTCTTTCATATCTACAATTACCAATTAACAAGCATTGAAATTAAGgtgatacaaaaaaaaaaagtaaaacttCAAATATAAAAACAAAGTTTGAAATAAAACTAAACCTTCTTGTAGTCTTTCCATTTCATTCATGGCATCTTCTATGACAAGAGGAGAATTAGTAGTCCGGAGCCAATCTTGTGCACATATAAGGGCCTCCACCGTTGATGGAGCTAAGGAAGTACGAAATGAATCTAATATTCGACCCCCCGTGCTAAAAGCCGACTCGGAAGCTACGGTAGAAACTGGGATGACAAGCACATCTCTAGCCATCAAAGAAAGTTTGGGATATCTTTTTTGATTATCTTTCCACCATTGTAATACATTAAAAGATCGATCCCTACTTTCCCGGTCATCTTCTAAATACTTCTCCCACTTCGTTTTTTTCACAACTCCACCACCCATTTCTATTTCAAATTTATCACCCATAAGGGAATCAAAATTGAACATATCATTACTCTCACACTCTTTTGACCTAACTTCCTTAGAAGTGGTAGTAGTAGAACTTGAAGAGCATGAAGCTTCTTTGGCAGCCGTAGGGGCAGCATAGAAGTCGAAAAGAGATTGAAAAAAGTAACTAATATTCAAGGACAACATTTTACCCTTTTCCTGCCCATATGCTTTTTTCACCATCCAGTCAACATACCCAAACTTGCATCTTGGGTCAAGGATTAGAGatacaaacaaaaacaaattgaGATTCTCAATTTTACCCCAATATTTGTCATATTTCACCTTCATTTTTGCTGCCATTGTTTTAATGCCTTCATTTTCATGGAGAAAATGTTCAGATATTACTTGTCCAACACCAAATATCACATCTACAAAGCTATTACTAGTGACATAACGAGATCCCGACATTTTCAAAGTGGCATCATAAAAAATTTTCAAGAAAGGCAGAAAGTAAGACACTTCTTTCCAATTACTAGCTAAAAGGGGTTCTTTAAGCTTTCTCATTTCTTTTTGAAGTTGAGTGTCTTTATTAAGCAACAAACCAAATGCCTTTTTAAACTTCATGGCCGTGTCTAACATCAAATAAGTGGAGTTCCACCTAGTCTCAACATCTAAGCATAAAAGACTTTTAGTAGAAATTTTTTCCTCAAGAGCACAAGCCATAAACTTTTGGGTTCTTGTCGGCGAAGACCTCACAAATTTAACTAAAGTTCGAATTTTGACAATTGACCTTTCCAAATCAGACAAAACATCTTTCACTACTAAGTTCAAGATATGAGATGCACATCTCATATGCAAATATTTACCTTCCATAATATCACATTCTGAATTATTAAACTTCCTTCTTAAATAATCAACAGCAACATCATTAGAACTAGCATTGTCTACGGTAACCGTCAATACATTTTTCAAATCCCAACCCAAAAGACATTTCTCAATACTTTGACCAATGACCTTACCCGAGTGACCCGGAATCTGACAAAAATTAATGATCCTTTTATGCAAATTCCAATCGGCTTCAATAAAATGAGCAGTTAAACACATGTAGCCTAAATTTTGGCCCGAAGTCCAACAATAAGTTGTGAGACAAACTCTAGAAGACATGTTTCCAAAAAACTCTTGTAGTTGTGTTCTTTTTTCAAGGTACAGCTGATAACAATCTCTAGCAACGGTAAAACGCGAAGGAATAACAAACTGAGGATTCATATCCTTGCAAAACCCCTTAAATCCCTCCCCTTCAACCGTTCTAAAAGGCAATTCATCAATTATTATCATCTTAGCAAGTGATGATCTAATTTTTTCTTGATCAAAACTCCACACAGAAGGAACATCAACAGTTTGGGTTGTACCATCATCATTCACAACAGTTCTAGACTCCAAAGTAATAAGTTTTTGTTTCTTATCAATATTGGCAGGCATCTTTTCACAACGACCTAAATGATTGCTTAATGTCCCAGTTCCATTACTAGACTTACAGCTTATTATCTTGCTACAATGTATGCATTCAGCAAAATCGCGAACCTTAGCTTGCACATAATGATCCCAATGAGGTGATTGATTTTTTCTATTTCTAACAAAAGGCTGACCAGGGCACCAGATATTACTTACATTGCTAGAACTAGAAGGGATTTTTGGTGGTCTCGCTCTCTTTTGCTTGGTGGACGTCTGAGGATTTCCTTTCGATCGTTTATTTGAAACTTCTTCAAAGTCCTCCTCATCATGGTCCTCAACATCAATGACTCTTTCATCAGTGTGATTGAAGGTGTCATTATCGTCATGACTCGATTCCATCTGAACGAAATAAGAAACATATTAAAATCAAAATACATATTGTGAAACCAGTAAGTCAAAATAACACTTTTATGTCGAAAATGTTGCATATTAAAATCAAAATACAATCTGTTTGACAACCTAATTCATATTTTATTACAACAATTACTAGGATACTGGGATATACATCAATACATCATTAATCAAACATATAAATTATAAACTGTTTGACAACCTAATTCATattttattacaacaattaatcaaCATATAAACAAAATCGATTAAACAACATATAATCAAACAAAACCAAACAGTTTGACAGATGACAACAATCCAACAATCAACATCTAATCTTaatacaaaagaaaaaaaacaaataaaacgtAACAAAAAAACAGAAATCTGAACAAAAAATACTGAAAAAGCACACGAAAATCGAATTGAAAAGAAAGCAAGTGAAGTAcaaacaaaaattaattaaaattagaAAACAAACCTTGTTAAATAGATGATTTATTGATTTCTGACGCAGATCTGAATTGGGGACATGAattttaaattagggtttaaattgggggaaatgggaaaTTGGGGATCTGAAATTGTGAAGGAGTGAATGAATGAGGTGGCGGTTGGTGAAGGATAGAATTATTGAAAGTGTGAGTATTGAGTAACTGAGAGTCTGAGAGAGTGAGAGTGACCTAGGTCTAAATTGTTTACTTTGGGCCTTTGGGGTTATTGGACTTATGCgtgtttttttgatttttttttttttttttttttgtttttttttttaaaaccgggTCAAACCGGGTATACGATTTCCAAATTCTACTGAACCGGATACGAAACGGTTTGTAAAAAACCGTTTCGGGTatacggaaattaaaaccgtatATACGGAAAACCGTATAATAAAAACCGTATACCGTATCGTATCCGTATTTCAAAACCGTTTCGGAaatttttgctcagccctaactTGCATGCGGCTTTTGGTTAATATAAGCCTATAAGGATACTATGCTGGTTATTATGCGCAGTAACATTTATGTGAGTACAAGTTTTGGACCAAATAAGTAATACTTGGGCATCGAAAATTTGGATCAAGTGTTTAGTTTCTTTAAAAGTTGGATTTTTTGTGAAACGCAATCTTTAAAAAAAACTCTTTGCGAAATACTAcctttaaaaataaaatttataaaacacaacctttaaaaaccaAAAAGTTGCAAAACGTTACTTTTTGGTCGGATTCCGTCAGCTTAATTCATTTTCGGTGTCATAATAGCTCGCTCGTGCCATGTTTGTTTgactttttaaattttttttagttTTCCTCCAAATTAATCCCCCTCTTTCTTAATTCTCCCCACCAAAAGCCCCCTCCCTCTCTATCTCATTGTCATCCATTTCACCACTTTCCTGCCTCAATTTTTCTAAATAGCCCCCTCTTTTTTTTCACAATGTTCAGTGATAGTTCAGAATCTTCGTCAACATCGCTTCTCAAATGTCGTGGCATCCCTGCCGCCTTAAAACTTTCATGATGGAAAAAAATCAAGGAAAAAGGTTTCTAACATGTAAAAATTTGGAATTGTTTAAGGtgatttcagatctaaaattaagTGAAATAAAATGGAAGGAAGAGTTTGGACATCACACATTCACACTGATAAAGTAATTGATTTTTTGGTGCACTTATAGCATAATTAATGGCGAGTCATCACCGGATTTTTATTAATTTGGTCAAACTCCGGCCTAAAAGTAGTATTTTGcaacttttttgtttttaaaGGTTGTtctttacaaacttttttttttaaaggtagtGTTTCGCACAGAGTTTTTTTAAAGGTTATGTTTCACAAAAAATCCTTAAAAGTTATTTAATAATCAAAAGCTTATTTTCAGACTCGGATAATATTTGGCTATTAGGTTTCATATAATAAGGTGTCTAATATTTTGGGTTATTTAATTGAAACAATAAGTTGCCAAAGTGACCTCAATTTTATAGATTAAATAGTTTAAAATATCAAGACAATTGTGTGTGATTGGATTTCAAGCGGGTAGTGGTCGACCCATAGGAAAACCATTATTTGGCAGAGGTTCAATCACACTTGTGGTAATAAATATGTAACAGTTATTCAGTTTTTCGTGTGAGTGTCaagtcggcccaaaggaagaCTTGATATTTGACATGATTTTTACTGTTAGTATTTGATTACTACGCTAAGAGTACCACTTACAAGTCTAATCATTGTGCAAAGAAGAGGTTAGATATTGTGCTAGGTATCTTGTGATAATGGGATGCCAATATTTAAATCTGAAAATTAAGTTAAGTGAGTGTCATTTAATTTATGACACCCATAAGGATTAATGCCCATAAAGTTTTAAGATGAATAAATTCAATTTTAAGTTTTTGTGTGTGTAGTTCATGCGAATAATGGTCGGTCCAAAGGAAGGCCATTATTTGGCCGAATTACATCTACACGTTGGGTAAAAATATGTGACGATTATTCAGATTTTCATGTGAATATTGAGTCGGCCCAAAGAAAGTCTTAGTATTCGACGTGAGTTTATCGCCAATATTTGTTTACAATTACTAAAAAGTAATGTCTTTAACTAGTTAATATTTACGTTTAATAACTAAATATTAATTTCcaaatttttaataataataataaagtctcTAGTGCTTTGCAAGGAATGAGTGATGAGAGAGAAagttagagagataaaattcccTCTAA is a window encoding:
- the LOC141604548 gene encoding zinc finger BED domain-containing protein RICESLEEPER 2-like, which encodes MESSHDDNDTFNHTDERVIDVEDHDEEDFEEVSNKRSKGNPQTSTKQKRARPPKIPSSSSNVSNIWCPGQPFVRNRKNQSPHWDHYVQAKVRDFAECIHCSKIISCKSSNGTGTLSNHLGRCEKMPANIDKKQKLITLESRTVVNDDGTTQTVDVPSVWSFDQEKIRSSLAKMIIIDELPFRTVEGEGFKGFCKDMNPQFVIPSRFTVARDCYQLYLEKRTQLQEFFGNMSSRVCLTTYCWTSGQNLGYMCLTAHFIEADWNLHKRIINFCQIPGHSGKVIGQSIEKCLLGWDLKNVLTVTVDNASSNDVAVDYLRRKFNNSECDIMEGKYLHMRCASHILNLVVKDVLSDLERSIVKIRTLVKFVRSSPTRTQKFMACALEEKISTKSLLCLDVETRWNSTYLMLDTAMKFKKAFGLLLNKDTQLQKEMRKLKEPLLASNWKEVSYFLPFLKIFYDATLKMSGSRYVTSNSFVDVIFGVGQVISEHFLHENEGIKTMAAKMKVKYDKYWGKIENLNLFLFVSLILDPRCKFGYVDWMVKKAYGQEKGKMLSLNISYFFQSLFDFYAAPTAAKEASCSSSSTTTTSKEVRSKECESNDMFNFDSLMGDKFEIEMGGGVVKKTKWEKYLEDDRESRDRSFNVLQWWKDNQKRYPKLSLMARDVLVIPVSTVASESAFSTGGRILDSFRTSLAPSTVEALICAQDWLRTTNSPLVIEDAMNEMERLQEDMKDLIIQHPVIMVDEETES